The Coffea arabica cultivar ET-39 chromosome 2c, Coffea Arabica ET-39 HiFi, whole genome shotgun sequence genome includes the window AAAGTTATACCATCCATTTTATACAATCATACAATTTGATAATAAAAACAAGCATTAGCTACTTCTTACTCAAGCATATAAACCTATAGTCAAAAGAATTTTCACAACTTCAACAGGCCCTTACCTAGAGCAGGAGGGATTTGTTAAGTGCAGGTTCGATGATCTAAAACACTATGATGTATCATTATTCTGCTGGATAAGAATCAGCAAAACTGAAAAGATGGTTCAAGGATTGTATGTGACCATTTATGCTCTTTAAACTTAAAGGAATAGCACGTTCAGAACCCCTATACATGCTTAAACAAATTATTGATATGGAAGCATTCAAGCAGTTCCTTTTAAATGTCATCAATAGGTAAACAATATtgggaaaacaaaaaattcaCAGGGCTTACTTCAGTTCGGACTTGTTCACGTGAGACTAGCTATAATGTGTTGCTAGTGGAGTATAGTCATGGTACAAGACAATATTAGTACACAAGAAGTAATACTTCAGATCATGTAGCtagaatatgaaacaaaataagTTCTTGGAATAAGAAAGATATGCAAATAAGTCCTCAGAGACAATATGAGATATACCTTTCAGAAGAAAATTCTGAAATGCAATTGAAGGCAGATATGCATACCACGGATTTCAGATATAGTACCATCTAAACCCAACTTTTCCCCTTATTCCAACCGATATGCCAATTAGTAGCGCAAATATTAGTTATACAGAGTGTTCATTCTACCACGCATTGACAatgacaaaattaaaagaatgagTTTACCTCTCAACGTTTGACATGGATTCTGCCTTAAAGATTTCTGGCTAGTCAATGATCTTCAGATTCATATTTCCCCAGTCCTCCTGCTTTTTCCCAATTTTGTGTACCAACTTCTTAGGAGACTTCGTACAGTCCCGTACTTCAATCTCTTCAAGAAGTGGAATCCACTGTAAACGGGAAGGGACCTTTTCCAATAGCAAAACCCCACTCAACCTTAACTTCTGAAGACCCAGAAAAGCATCACCACTATCTGTTGCGTCTTCCCATTTGACAACACCCaagttttccaaaatcaagcaCCTGAGTTCACGGAACCCTCCTGGTGTCAACTCCCATCTTTCTCCGACAAATGACAGCCTGAGTAATACAAGGACCTCAAGGTAGCGTAGTTCCTCAATCACTGAAATTCTACTCCAGGGCAGATGCAATCCTCCAAGGACCAACTCTTTTAAACGTAGGGGGAAAGAAAACTGAACAGGATTCGGTGGTGATGACTCTGCAAACACTTCGAGTGTTTCTACATTTGTAAGGTTGCTTATGTTGCAGTTTCCCGTAGAGCACCCTCCCGCTGAGAGTTGGATTTTCAGTTGGCGGACATTTGGAATCTTTCTCATTATATTTTCCACTCTGTCATCTAAAGACACAATCAAGGTGGAAAAAGTGTCTAAATTCCAGAGGTCAGAGGTGTTTCCAAGATTTTCACTCGGCAAAGAACAACAAACTTTCCTGCCCACCACATGTAGATGCCTCAACTTGGTCATATTCCATATGGTATCTGGCAATGAAACAGTACCAGATTCAGCAATCACAACAAAAGTTTCTAAGTTGGAGAGCTTCTCTATGGAGGGAGGAATGGAACTCACTGCACCCTGAACACCCAAGTATCTCAACTTAACAAGAGCTTCTACTTCTCTAGGAAAGACCTTACACCGCAgaaaaatttgctccaaatccAACACTCGAAGGCTTTTGTAGATGCAAAAGACAAATGATATATCAGCCATGAATGAATCAGACTCTTCAATCTGACTAAACAATAGTAGACTGCATATTTGTGGACAAAATAGCATTGACTTTTTAAAATGCTCTACCTTGGACCAAATGGACAACCTTTCGACGCAGGAGCGCTCATTAAAAGTGGAAAGTTCACCATAGCCATGCAACACCTGTAGGAAATTTTCTTCTTTGGCTTTTTCCTTACAAAACTCGTGTAATAGACCATGAATGCGACAAGTTTTGACTCCACCAATATGTCTTTGTTTGGCAACCATGACTAGGTTTCTGCCAATAAGATCCATCATGTATTCTTCTGCTAAAGCCTCTATTCTTTTTGGCTCTGTATCTAGCACAAGCCCTTCAGCAGGTACAAAGCCTTCAGCTATCCATAGCCTCATCAACTTCGCagtttcaatttcttgatcttcTCGAAATGCTCCGAAGTACAGAAGGCATGGCTTCAAATGATGTGGTAAGCGTCTATAACTCAGCTCCAATGTATTCTTGCACTGGTCTGTAGCATACACAATGGTTGAAGTTAAACTATCTGCAACTTCACTCCAAGCATCATCCTTTATAGttgacaaaatttcagctatGATGACAATAGTAAGAGGCAATCCCTTGCAATTTGTTGCTATTCTCTTCCCAGGCATACATAGTGGTCGAGGACAATCTGCTTCTCCAAACACCTTCCTCTGAAATAATTCCCAACTCTCTTCTTCAGTAAGTATGCGAAGATTGTAAGGTTCCACAGCAAATTGTACCTCTGAAGCCACGTTAGATTGTCGACTTGTAATTAGGACTCGACTTCCATTCCTATTGTCAGGGAATGAAATGCTCAAGCCATGCCATACCCTAATGTCCCAGACATCATCTAAAACAATAAGATATCTTTTCCCCATTAACATTTGCCTGAGTTTTTGTGCCAAATCATATTCATCCAGAAGTTTGAGCTCTTCATTCACCCTAGACTGTTTACCATCAGAGGATAAAATTTGAACTAACGAATTTTTAGTGTCATACTCTTGCGAAAAAGAGCACCAAAGACGAATATAGAAGTAAGCCTCAACTGAGGGACTATTGTAAACTTTTTTGGCTAAAGTGGTCTTGCCAAGTCCAGGCATTCCCACAATGGGAACAATTTCCAACGTTGCTGATCCTCTTTTGAGTCGGTTAATCACTTTTAGTGCATCATCATCGAAACCAACTACAATTTCATTGGTTATTGGTACTCTACCTCTTGGTGGCTTGAAACGGGTAGTCTTGCAAACTTCTTGTCCTCTGAAGCTATGATAGGAGGGAAGACTTCCTGAGATGCTTGAACCCCTTAGCTGAGCCACAATGAACGTAACATTCTTGTTGGTGTTGACCAGCATAGTACAACAATCAGCAGATTCTCCAACCACTAAGGAGTCAACATCCACTTCTTTCACTCCATTCAGAAAGAGCGAGAAAATTACAATTCCTGCCTCACTAATGACAGctacaattttatcatttagcTCATTCATATTCTCCGGCAGCTCCTTTAGAATGCTTCTCAAGAAACTCAGTCCCGCATAGAGtttttgcatttgatctttCACAGAAACCGCGAAGCTGGTACTGGACCCTAGTAGCTCCCAAAGACTACTTCTGAGAGAATCATTAAAATCCTGCAGTATTTGCATATCTGTCTGCGTGGCAAGCAATGATTTTGGGGACTTCGAAACTTTAAGGACTTTGACATATGTCTCATAAACTTGGAGGTCAACGGGGTTAATTTTCTCCAGTAGCTCACTGATTATGGAGCACATCTTGGGATCCTGCATCTCTTCATCTTCCCTGTAAAACAAACACTTGTAAGTGAGACCTGCGGCATTTAGAGCCACAACTTGAATGTGAGCCAACAGATCTTCCAATTCACGTTCTTCAACACCCAGAAATTTGGCAAagccaatgaaatttttcaagaaTGTAAGCTTGTCTTCAAGGGCCAAAGCACTGTTGTAATCTTCCATGGACTCAAGACACCGACAGCTGAGAAGATTCACCAGATTCTGTAGAACAGAGTCTATGAAGTCCACAAGTTCACAGTCTCTTAAGCGGGAGCGGGACTCTGATGAACTGCAACTCGACAAGGTTTCGTATATGTCGATGATTTCTTTATTAAAGGACTTGATGTTTCCCAGCAAATTAGAGACGACGCGTTTCAAATCTGTGAACACGCTTTTCAATTCGCTTTTCAAATCGAATACACATTTTGCCCTAAGATAGAGGATGTTTATATCCATCCCGGGTCTGTTTACAGTAGCTTCAATCTTGGACAAGAAAGATCCAAGCCTTACCTCCGATTGGTCATTGCTCCAGATTCCGGAACACAGAAGAAATGTTTTCAGGAACAGCAGATTCAGCTTGAGGGTCTCAAAATCTTCACGCAGGTGAGAAAATCCAGTTTCATACGAATCAGGTGTTTGGAGGTCGTTCTGGATCAACTCCAGTTTATGCAAGACAAATGCAACACCATTGTCCATATCCCTATCTCTTTGCAGGGATCTTCCTCTTGACTATCGAATTTCAGGGCGGGTGAAGGAGAAAGAAATCCCAGCACTACAGCTAGCAATAGTAGTACTATTTTCTTGCTGAACAAAGAGTGTGGAGTTCctcattttgactttttttgccGGCCAAAAGAAGGGGAAATATATGGTGTACCTGGTTTCTCCTCAGCTTAATCAACGTTGGGTTGCCATTATCCAACATTTTGAGGGCGGTCGACTTGGTGAAAACTGGAgttgaaaaaggaaaggatAATTTCAGTCatggaaaattaaaaaaacaagGAATTTATTCTGAATTTTTTACAGAAAAATTACTATTGAAATATGCATGAGGTAAagaaatgattaaaaaatatattcataaaaacataacaatttttaaagaaaaattacaatccaaacacacattAACTTTGCATTTACTCGAGAATAATCCACTTAACCTATtcgtgtttttcctttttttttaaaaccaatTTGCCTGTTGCAGAATGCCTGGTCCAAACACATCGATCTttcgtccttttttttttttcaagtaacGCAAATGATGATGATATGTCTACAGCACCTCTCTTATTTCCACaccaaaattttgttaaaatgtaataataattgTGCCCCTTAATAGTCACAGGTTGGATACACTTTAAAAAGCATGAACTTGTTATtacaaaagaaattttggatagGAGTTTGTTTACacgatttatttgagataatattAATAATGTGTTTGAATTGTCTattatttcactttatttataGATTATTTACATACATTTATTTGCTTGCAttatcaacacatttttcaatcatcttttatctcacatatatcatatcaaaaaaatgttacagtatttttttcataaaattatttcaaataatttataaTCTAAATACACTATTCTAtaatactttttgtgatataatatatgtgaaataaaaaaaataattaaaatttatgaatcaaattattttatcttaaaTCATTTCAATCAAAACACGCTCAACTGGCTTTGCTATTAAAAGGTGTACCACGGCTACATTATCGCTGGATACCCTCGAAAAAACAAAAAGTGTAGGAATAGCTGAAGCCAGTCTAGGAGTTGgtggttgtttttgactttttcaGTCGTACTTTAGGTTTTGAATATTCTTTTAAAAATTGCcgcaataaaagaaaaagggataatatcagaaaccacCCTTAAGTTTTTTTCCTAATATCACTTTGCATccttaaagttttaaaaatatcacttacatTTCTAATAATTATAAAAGGACTATATAATCCCTTACTTTATATTTAattcacatatcaaataaatggaagtaaaaaaaataaataaaaagaagaaaaaagtcaCTATctgctcttttcctttttctccaatattcttttttactcaattttttggatgactatgtaatttttcattttttaattatagtaaaataaattttgtttattgTTTACTCTTTCTGATTATAATAGAGTGggatgtaattttttttatgtattttgaATTGATTTTTACAATGATTATTATAATTTAAAGACTCGAGCATTAGGTTAAGAAgatgttgaaaaaaatataagattCATAAGAAATCAATTTTCAGCATATAGATTTAAATTGA containing:
- the LOC140035773 gene encoding putative late blight resistance protein homolog R1A-3, whose amino-acid sequence is MDNGVAFVLHKLELIQNDLQTPDSYETGFSHLREDFETLKLNLLFLKTFLLCSGIWSNDQSEVRLGSFLSKIEATVNRPGMDINILYLRAKCVFDLKSELKSVFTDLKRVVSNLLGNIKSFNKEIIDIYETLSSCSSSESRSRLRDCELVDFIDSVLQNLVNLLSCRCLESMEDYNSALALEDKLTFLKNFIGFAKFLGVEERELEDLLAHIQVVALNAAGLTYKCLFYREDEEMQDPKMCSIISELLEKINPVDLQVYETYVKVLKVSKSPKSLLATQTDMQILQDFNDSLRSSLWELLGSSTSFAVSVKDQMQKLYAGLSFLRSILKELPENMNELNDKIVAVISEAGIVIFSLFLNGVKEVDVDSLVVGESADCCTMLVNTNKNVTFIVAQLRGSSISGSLPSYHSFRGQEVCKTTRFKPPRGRVPITNEIVVGFDDDALKVINRLKRGSATLEIVPIVGMPGLGKTTLAKKVYNSPSVEAYFYIRLWCSFSQEYDTKNSLVQILSSDGKQSRVNEELKLLDEYDLAQKLRQMLMGKRYLIVLDDVWDIRVWHGLSISFPDNRNGSRVLITSRQSNVASEVQFAVEPYNLRILTEEESWELFQRKVFGEADCPRPLCMPGKRIATNCKGLPLTIVIIAEILSTIKDDAWSEVADSLTSTIVYATDQCKNTLELSYRRLPHHLKPCLLYFGAFREDQEIETAKLMRLWIAEGFVPAEGLVLDTEPKRIEALAEEYMMDLIGRNLVMVAKQRHIGGVKTCRIHGLLHEFCKEKAKEENFLQVLHGYGELSTFNERSCVERLSIWSKVEHFKKSMLFCPQICSLLLFSQIEESDSFMADISFVFCIYKSLRVLDLEQIFLRCKVFPREVEALVKLRYLGVQGAVSSIPPSIEKLSNLETFVVIAESGTVSLPDTIWNMTKLRHLHVVGRKVCCSLPSENLGNTSDLWNLDTFSTLIVSLDDRVENIMRKIPNVRQLKIQLSAGGCSTGNCNISNLTNVETLEVFAESSPPNPVQFSFPLRLKELVLGGLHLPWSRISVIEELRYLEVLVLLRLSFVGERWELTPGGFRELRCLILENLGVVKWEDATDSGDAFLGLQKLRLSGVLLLEKVPSRLQWIPLLEEIEVRDCTKSPKKLVHKIGKKQEDWGNMNLKIID